CCACGCGGAACAAGTCGAACTCATGGCCCAACGCGACGTTGATGTTGAAGCCGTCGTTGAATTCGATGAACGTCGTGGGATCGCCTTCTTCGTGAACCGTTTCGCGATTCGACCAGGCGCCGCTCAGCGAGACGTACCAGCAGTAGCAGGGCATGGTGCAGCAGGCTTCGCAACTGTTGTCGTCGCACGACATGCAGTCGGAACACGAGGTCAACTCACCTGGGGCCGCTTCTTCGGCTTCGCCTTCGCCGTAGGCGCGGTACTCGACCGGTTGGATCACGCCGTAGTTGATCGGCGCGGTCGAGGGATACGAGGCCGAAGCGCTGGAAACGCCCACGACGAGCAATGCGGCGGGGGCCACGCGGCCGGCCAACTGGAGCAGACGGGAACTTAACTTCTGTGACATGGCAATCAGTTACCTCCGTGCAGGGGATCATCCGACCGAGGTCGGGAGGCCTCCCCTATTCCATGGGGAGGTCGCCTCTAGCGCATCTCGCCGCCTCGATGCGTGTTGTTCATCGTCTGCCAGCAACGCCACTTTTGACACAAGCTCATGCGCAACGGCTTGCATCAAACGTGACGAGAATTCGTCCGGAAAACACGGCACAACTGGCGCGAGACGACGCTGAAAACGTCAGAGCCGAAAGCGTCGTTGCAATAGCGCCAGGACGCGGATATGGAGCGGGATGCGCGAGCGCACGGAGTGGGCCGTCGAAGGCGACTTTTACTGATGCGCTCCAGGCGCCGACGGTTCCGCTTTTGGAAGCATGACGCGTCGGCGCGGATCTGACGGTTACACCGCCGGCACGCTGTGCGCCGGTGCGTCGTCGTCCCCTTCCTCGACGAATTTCAGCCCCTTGAAGCCGTCCGGGAGCCACTTCATGAACTCGAGGAAGCCGAAGATCGCGGCGCCGTGATGGACGCCGATGCCGGAGTTCGTGCCCCACATCGGTTCCAGGACTTCCAGCATCGCCGTGGCCATCAAGAGAAACCCGGCGGTGATGTTCATGATCGGGTTTTCGGCGATCCGGCGCAACAGCGTGCGAGGGCGCTTTTTCGTGCGTGGCATGGCTTTCGTTCCGACGGAAGGTGTCTCGGTTAAGCGGCGTTCCTTGGCCACATGCTTGCCCGCCCGGAACAGGCTGTGAAGTAGGGCAAGGGTGCGATCCGGGATGCGAATCATGGGGTTCGTGCGGTGGACTTGCGGCCGGAAGGAGTTTGAAGTTTTCAGTGTTCAGTTTTCAGTATTTGGACTCAACGTCCTCACTGAACACTGAAAACGTCAAACTCCCAGACGATAAACCGATGCCCCGGTCGGTTTCGGTCCCGACCGGGGCTCGTTTTTTCTACCTGCAATCTCCGACTAGGCGTTGGCCAGTTCGGCGATTTGGATCTCGTCGCAGAAGCCGCTATCGTCGATCGCCTCGACGACCGCCTTGTTGGCGTTCGTCACGGAGATGTCGAAGTTGGCGCCGAGCTTCTGCTTTTGGAACACCAGGGCGCGGAGCGCTTCCGGCGAGATCGACTGGAGGTCTTCCGCGTCGAAGATAATCGCCTTCGCGCGACGGCTGGCAGCCGCTTCGAGCTGTTCCGTGAGGAACGGCGTCGCCGCGTCGTCCAGCACGCCAGCCAGCGAGATCGTCGCCGTGCCGCCGCTGACTTCCAGTAAGTCCGCGGTGAAGTGAACCGCCGCCGGAACGAGACGGACGCGGATCTTCATCGTGCCGCCGTCGGCCGGCAGGCTCACAGTGAGGTTGTCCGCATCGAAGTCGCGGTGTTCCTTGCCGTCGATCCAAACCTGGCCGATCCGCACGCTGCCCGCCGGCAACAGGTCCGGCGCGACGCGCAGGATGTTGTTCGGCAGGTTGCCGGCCGTCGGACGGAAGTAGAAGTCCATCGGCTCGTTGGTGATCAACAGGTTGGTGTAGACTGCGGCGAGGTACGCCAGCTCGAAGCTGTGGTAACCGGCCATCGAGTGCGAACCCTTGCCGCGCTCGGTGCCCAAGGCGTACGGCTGTCCGTTGGACAACACGTTGAAGTAGATGCCGCCGGCTTCCACGTCCAGGAAGAACGCGTTGTAGAAGGCCGACGACTCGCGGGCCAGCCGCAGGTATTCGGGCTTCTTTTGGACGCCGTTCAGAATCAAGTACGCCAGGATGGCCTGCTCTTGTTGCCACCAGGCCTTGCGGTCGTGCCAGACGAAGCGGTGGAACTTCTGGCCCTTGTCGAGACAGCGTTCCACGACGTCGTACCAGCCGCCGCGTTGACGATCGCTGCCGGCTTCGGGCATCAGCTCGGCGATCTTCTGCGCCAAGTCGGTGTACGAACGCTTGCCCTTCAGGCTGTTCATCCGCATCAGGTTCCAGGCGATCTTGAGGTTGTGCCCCACGACCGCGCGGTTCTGCTGCCAGCCCCAGGTTTGATCCTTCGACCAATCGTCGAAGAAGCGCTCCTGCACGAACGGGCTTTCATCGTAGTCCGGGAAGTTGCGCGCGATGGTGTCGAAGGTGTACTCCAGGAAGTCGGCGTATTCCTTCTCGCCGGTCGCCAGGTACAGGTTGATCAGGTACGCGGGGGCGTGATCGCCGACCGAGTTCCAGTTCTTCTTCGACTTGTTCGCCCCCAGCGAATCGCTGTGCGGGCTGAGCGTGATCGGGTCGATGTGGGAGTAGAAGCCTCCCTTTTCCGACTTGTCTTGGTAGAACTTGCGGAAGGTCTTGATCGTGCTCTTGGCGTCGGCCAGGATCCGCGGATCGCCCGTCACGCGATAGGTCTGGATCGGTCCGGCCAAGGCGTAGATCTGCTCGTACGCAGGCAATGCATCGTAGTCGTCGCCGAATTCCGAGGCGAAGACCTTTTGACGCGTGCCGTCCGCCTTGACGTCGCAGGCGTGGTACCAGTAGGTCAGGTCTTCCTTCTTGTCTTCGAAGCGGTGATGCTTGCGGAGGTATTCCGTGCCCTTCTCCGCGGCTTCGAGATAACGATCATCGCCCGTCATCAGGAACGCCGAGGCGAAGCCGTAGACCAAGCGGGAGATCGTGTCGGTTTCCTGACGCGTCGAGCCGTTCTTGGTCCCGGCGTCGTTCAGGTTGGTACGGTAGTTGTCGAAGTCGATCGGGCCGTCGCCGAATTCGGCGTTGAGGTAGAAATCGCCGAGCTGACGGACCTGGTTGATCCACCAATCTTGCTTCTCGAAGCGGTAATCCTGCGGGGTGCGGCCCAGGAACACGATGTGCTTGGCTTCGAACGAGCGCTCGCCGTTCGCGCCATCGGGATAGAACACGCCGTAGACGAACAGGAAGCGGTTCTTGACCAGCATCT
The nucleotide sequence above comes from Planctomycetia bacterium. Encoded proteins:
- a CDS encoding AGE family epimerase/isomerase, coding for MNTVDFTFSDLIAGYVQSYDPAEETFLLRTSDGREFTVTLTPTVFAEVVRNLGETFQNASGQIKQMLVKNRFLFVYGVFYPDGANGERSFEAKHIVFLGRTPQDYRFEKQDWWINQVRQLGDFYLNAEFGDGPIDFDNYRTNLNDAGTKNGSTRQETDTISRLVYGFASAFLMTGDDRYLEAAEKGTEYLRKHHRFEDKKEDLTYWYHACDVKADGTRQKVFASEFGDDYDALPAYEQIYALAGPIQTYRVTGDPRILADAKSTIKTFRKFYQDKSEKGGFYSHIDPITLSPHSDSLGANKSKKNWNSVGDHAPAYLINLYLATGEKEYADFLEYTFDTIARNFPDYDESPFVQERFFDDWSKDQTWGWQQNRAVVGHNLKIAWNLMRMNSLKGKRSYTDLAQKIAELMPEAGSDRQRGGWYDVVERCLDKGQKFHRFVWHDRKAWWQQEQAILAYLILNGVQKKPEYLRLARESSAFYNAFFLDVEAGGIYFNVLSNGQPYALGTERGKGSHSMAGYHSFELAYLAAVYTNLLITNEPMDFYFRPTAGNLPNNILRVAPDLLPAGSVRIGQVWIDGKEHRDFDADNLTVSLPADGGTMKIRVRLVPAAVHFTADLLEVSGGTATISLAGVLDDAATPFLTEQLEAAASRRAKAIIFDAEDLQSISPEALRALVFQKQKLGANFDISVTNANKAVVEAIDDSGFCDEIQIAELANA